A window of the Miscanthus floridulus cultivar M001 chromosome 14, ASM1932011v1, whole genome shotgun sequence genome harbors these coding sequences:
- the LOC136504139 gene encoding serine/arginine-rich SC35-like splicing factor SCL30 isoform X2, with amino-acid sequence MRRYSPPYRSPPRRAYGGRGRSPPPPRRGYGGRNKEGSGSLLVRNIPLSVRAEDLRVPFERFGPVRDVYIPKDYYSGEPRGFAFVEFVDPYDASEAQYHMNRQVFFGREIAVVLAAESRKRPEEMRNRTRVRGYSGHEGRRSSYYGRSRSRSRSPRYRGRPRSRSYSPAPRRRDDYSASPRRKEAHRASPRRPPKEHDEDKKRRSYSPASRDDADNGYEKSPPPDSDGSPPHRRSPKEYSGSPPGSRSRSADESPVRSD; translated from the exons ATGAGGAGGTACAGCCCCCCTTATCGTAGTCCCCCTAGGAGAGCATATGGTGGCAGAGGAAGAAGCCCCCCTCCTCCTAGGAGGGGATATGGAGGACGCAACAAAGAGGGTAGTGGAAGCCTTTTGGTCCGCAATATCCCATTAAGCGTCAG AGCGGAGGATCTTCGAGTTCCTTTTGAAAGGTTTGGTCCTGTCCGGGATGTTTACATTCCAAAGGACTATTACTCTGG GGAGCCTCGAGGATTTGCCTTTGTGGAGTTTGTTGATCCTTACGATGCCTCTGAAGCTCAGTATCACATGAATCGCCAAGTTTTCTTCGGTCGGGAAATAGCTGTTGTTCTTGCTGCTGAGTCGCGAAAAAGGCCAGAAGAAATGCGCAACAGAACTAGAGTCAG AGGTTACTCTGGTCATGAAGGTCGCCGGTCTTCTTACTATG GGCGGTCTCGTTCCCGTTCCCGCTCTCCTCGCTATCGGGGGCGTCCTCGGTCGAG ATCATACTCTCCTGCTCCAAGGCGGCGAGATGACTACTCAGCTTCTCCAAGGAGAAAGGAAGCGCACCGCGCATCTCCCAGGCGCCCGCCAAAGGAGCATGATGAAGATAAGAAGCGGAGGTCCTACTCTCCTGCCAGTAGAGATGATGCTGACAATGGTTATGAAAA GTCGCCCCCACCAGACAGCGATGGATCCCCTCCTCACCGCAGGTCCCCCAAGGAGTACTCGGGCTCACCTCCCGGATCCCGGTCCAGGTCCGCCGACGAATCTCCTGTTCGCAGTGATTGA
- the LOC136504139 gene encoding serine/arginine-rich SC35-like splicing factor SCL30 isoform X1 produces MRRYSPPYRSPPRRAYGGRGRSPPPPRRGYGGRNKEGSGSLLVRNIPLSVRAEDLRVPFERFGPVRDVYIPKDYYSGEPRGFAFVEFVDPYDASEAQYHMNRQVFFGREIAVVLAAESRKRPEEMRNRTRVRGYSGHEGRRSSYYGRSRSRSRSPRYRGRPRSRSYSPAPRRRDDYSASPRRKEAHRASPRRPPKEHDEDKKRRSYSPASRDDADNGYEKRSPPPDSDGSPPHRRSPKEYSGSPPGSRSRSADESPVRSD; encoded by the exons ATGAGGAGGTACAGCCCCCCTTATCGTAGTCCCCCTAGGAGAGCATATGGTGGCAGAGGAAGAAGCCCCCCTCCTCCTAGGAGGGGATATGGAGGACGCAACAAAGAGGGTAGTGGAAGCCTTTTGGTCCGCAATATCCCATTAAGCGTCAG AGCGGAGGATCTTCGAGTTCCTTTTGAAAGGTTTGGTCCTGTCCGGGATGTTTACATTCCAAAGGACTATTACTCTGG GGAGCCTCGAGGATTTGCCTTTGTGGAGTTTGTTGATCCTTACGATGCCTCTGAAGCTCAGTATCACATGAATCGCCAAGTTTTCTTCGGTCGGGAAATAGCTGTTGTTCTTGCTGCTGAGTCGCGAAAAAGGCCAGAAGAAATGCGCAACAGAACTAGAGTCAG AGGTTACTCTGGTCATGAAGGTCGCCGGTCTTCTTACTATG GGCGGTCTCGTTCCCGTTCCCGCTCTCCTCGCTATCGGGGGCGTCCTCGGTCGAG ATCATACTCTCCTGCTCCAAGGCGGCGAGATGACTACTCAGCTTCTCCAAGGAGAAAGGAAGCGCACCGCGCATCTCCCAGGCGCCCGCCAAAGGAGCATGATGAAGATAAGAAGCGGAGGTCCTACTCTCCTGCCAGTAGAGATGATGCTGACAATGGTTATGAAAA GAGGTCGCCCCCACCAGACAGCGATGGATCCCCTCCTCACCGCAGGTCCCCCAAGGAGTACTCGGGCTCACCTCCCGGATCCCGGTCCAGGTCCGCCGACGAATCTCCTGTTCGCAGTGATTGA
- the LOC136504138 gene encoding transcription termination factor MTERF15, mitochondrial, with the protein MAVALQALRRSRPLLGLLPHPSPLSTSSLPPDVRELLRIDRILNCPSASQPQQHPRAATDLHQLLHRAAGLTAAESASLLRRLPGAHAHPHPRLGRLLHELAGLRLPGGEVKAALASDPEGLLSMDPGEPSRLLDLLRNLRCREAVRDQILAHGPLRAAVAARRRVELLRARGMTRHDALRVLAAEPRAMLYSTQDVERKVEYLVETMGFEVGWLVQYPEFLGVNLERWIIPRHNVVEHLKSVGGLGDPVEMKHYVTLTRRRFYNMFVKPYPECERIFGGLVRERSETARRRHPTGLWKLFKPAKHERTQEDVQNMKLLVGSLK; encoded by the coding sequence ATGGCTGTCGCTCTCCAAGCCCTCCGCCGCAGCCGCCCCCTCCTCGGGCTCCTCCCCCACCCCTCCCCTCTCTCCACATCCTCCTTACCTCCCGACGTCCGCGAGCTCCTCCGCATCGACCGCATCCTAAACTGCCCCTCAGCCTCGCAACCCCAGCAACACCCACGCGCCGCCACCGACCTGCACCAGCTCCTCCACCGCGCCGCCGGCCTCACCGCAGCGGAGTCCGCatccctcctccgccgcctccccgGCGCCCACGcccacccccacccccgcctGGGCCGCCTCCTCCACGAGCTCGCGGGCCTCCGCCTCCCTGGGGGCGAAGTCAAGGCCGCCCTAGCGTCCGACCCGGAAGGCCTCCTCTCCATGGACCCCGGCGAGCCGTCCCGCCTCCTCGACCTCCTGCGCAACCTCCGGTGCCGGGAGGCGGTGAGGGACCAGATCCTCGCCCACGGCCCGCTCCGAGCTGCCGTCGCCGCCCGGCGGCGGGTGGAGCTCCTGCGCGCGCGCGGGATGACCCGCCACGACGCCCTGCGCGTGCTCGCCGCCGAGCCGCGGGCGATGCTGTATTCGACGCAGGACGTGGAGAGGAAAGTGGAGTACTTGGTGGAAACGATGGGATTCGAGGTCGGGTGGCTAGTGCAGTATCCGGAGTTCCTGGGCGTGAACCTAGAAAGGTGGATCATCCCGCGGCACAATGTGGTGGAGCACTTGAAATCCGTCGGCGGGCTTGGGGACCCTGTGGAGATGAAGCACTATGTTACGCTCACCCGCAGGAGGTTTTACAACATGTTTGTCAAGCCATACCCGGAGTGTGAGAGGATCTTTGGGGGCCTGGTCAGGGAGAGGTCCGAGACGGCGAGGCGGCGACATCCGACCGGGCTATGGAAACTGTTTAAGCCGGCGAAGCATGAGAGAACTCAGGAGGATGTGCAGAACATGAAGCTTCTTGTGGGATCACTTAAATGA